Proteins encoded within one genomic window of Sebastes fasciatus isolate fSebFas1 chromosome 18, fSebFas1.pri, whole genome shotgun sequence:
- the sec63 gene encoding translocation protein SEC63 homolog isoform X2: MAGQQFQYDDSGNTFFYFLTSFVGLIVIPATYYLWPRDQNAEQLRLKSLRRVHGRCLWYRLRLMKSQQSIVPTLKKAALLFGWAVFLLLAYKVSKLDREYQEYNPYEVLNLDPGASLSEIKKQYRVLSLKYHPDKGGDEATFMRIAKAYAALTNEQSRQNWEIYGNPDGPGATSFGIALPAWIVDQKNSMLVLLVYGLAFMVILPVVVGTWWYRSIRYSGDQILINTTQLFMHFMYKTPNMNMKRLAMVLTAAFEFDPRSNKDATIRPTDNIEVPQLIRELGNINVKKKEPPFCYPYSLKARVLVLAHLARMDVSEELEEDQRFVVRKSPALLQEMINVGCQLTMMANSRGGFHAPRLVTIENCMKLTQMIVQGLQESKSPLLQLPHFEEEHLRYCVSKKYKVRSLQDLVSLKDSDRRSMLRFLGEEKYDEVISVLGSFPHIAMDTKLQVLDDEDSNNITAGSIVTVTVTLTRKRMQEVFEKEQDSLPCLTEESATTEEAGDTSKTKTKVWQNKSKATKKTAKSKKKKLTKKKATPAPAKAKQANGNVAGNEVVAAPAAAAVVVKEEEDEASDKGSESEEGEATKDSPSERDEDSDKQSDTEVDEMAGDDEEEWEALQQSIQRRERALLETKSKVTHPVYSIYFPEEKHEWWWLYIADRRDQTLVSMPYHVCTLKDTEEVELKFPAPSKTGNYQYSVILRSDSYLGLDQIKPLKLEVHEAKAMLDNHPQWDIPDTEEEDEEQEDSDGIEESEDDDEDND; this comes from the exons ATGGCCGGGCAGCAGTTCCAGTACGATGACAGCGGCAACACCTTCTTCTATTTCCTCACGTCCTTCGTGGGACTTATTGTGATCCCGGCCACATATTACCTCTGGCCCCGGGATCAGAATGCTG AACAACTGCGTCTGAAGAGCCTGAGGAGGGTACATGGCAGGTGTCTGTGGTACCGGCTCAGGCTGATGAAGTCACAGCAGAGCATTGTCCCAACACTAAA GAAAGCAGCCTTGTTATTTGGCTGGGCTGTGTTCCTGCTACTAGCCTACAAGGTGTCCAAGCTGGACAGAGAGTACCAGGAGTATAATCCATATGAAGTCCTCAACTTGGACccg GGTGCATCACTGTCAGAAATCAAGAAGCAATACCGTGTACTGTCGCTCAAGTATCATCCCGACAAAGGTGGAGATGAGGCCACATTCATGAGAATCGCCAAAGCCTATGCTGC tcTGACAAATGAACAATCGCGACAAAACTGGGAAATATACGGTAACCCGGATGGTCCGGGAG CCACCAGCTTTGGTATTGCCCTGCCAGCCTGGATTGTTGACCAGAAGAACTCGATGctg GTGCTGTTGGTTTATGGACTAGCCTTTATGGTCATCCTTCCTGTTGTTGTG GGCACATGGTGGTACCGCTCCATCCGATACAGCGGAGACCAGATCCTCATCAACACCACCCAGCTCTTCATGCATTTCATGTACAAGACGCCCAACATGAACATGAAGC GGTTAGCCATGGTGTTGACAGCGGCATTCGAGTTTGACCCTCGCAGCAATAAAGATGCCACCATACGACCAACAGACAACATCGAAGTGCCACAG TTGATCCGCGAGTTGGGGAATATCAACGTGAAGAAGAAGGAGCCTCCATTCTGCTATCCTTACAGTTTGAAGGCCAGGGTCTTAGTGCTTGCCCACCTGGCACGCATGGACGTATCAGAAGAGTTGGAGGAAG ATCAGAGGTTTGTGGTGAGGAAGAGTCCAGCTCTCCTCCAGGAGATGATCAACGTGGGCTGTCAGCTCACCATGATGGCCAACAGCAGaggag GTTTCCATGCTCCTCGACTGGTAACCATAGAGAACTGTATGAAGCTGACCCAAATGATAGTGCAGGGTCTGCAGGAGTCAAAGTCACCACTGTTACAGCTGCCCCACTTTGAGGAGGAGCACCTTCGCTACTGCGTCTCTAAGAAG TATAAAGTTCGGAGCCTCCAGGACCTGGTGAGTCTCAAGGACTCCGACAGACGCAGCATGCTGCGTTTCCTGGGGGAGGAGAAGTACGATGAGGTCATTAGTGTGCTGGGCAGCTTCCCTCACATCGCCATGGACACCAAACTGCAGG TCCTTGATGATGAAGACAGCAATAACATCACAGCAGGCTCTATTGTCACAGTAACGGTCACCTTAACCAGAAAACGGATGCAG GAGGTGTTTGAAAAAGAGCAGGATTCATTACCGTGTCTAACAGAGGAGTCTGCCACTACAGAGGAAGCG GGCGACAcgagtaaaaccaaaacaaaagttTGGCAGAACAAGAGTAAAGCGACTAAGAAGACAGCCAAGTCCAAGAAGAAAAAATTAACCAAGAAGAAGGCCACTCCTGCGCCTGCTAAAGCCAAGCAGGCCAACGGCAACGTGGCAGGAAAT GAAGTCGTAGCAGCACCAGCAGCGGCTGCAGTAGtagtgaaggaggaggaggacgaggccTCAGACAAGGGCAGCGAGTCGGAAGAGGGCGAAGCCACCAAGGACTCTCCCAGCGAGAGAGACGAAGACAGCGACAAACAAAGCGACACGGAGGTGGACGAGATGGCCGGCGACGATGAAGAG GAGTGGGAGGCGTTGCAGCAAAGCATCCAGCGGCGAGAGCGGGCTCTGCTAGAGACCAAGTCAAAGGTGACGCACCCCGTCTACAGCATCTACTTCCCCGAGGAGAAGCACGAGTGGTGGTGGCTCTACATCGCCGACCGCAGAGATCAGACCCTCGTCTCCATGCCCTACCACGTCTGCACGCTAAAAGACACAGAAGAG GTGGAGCTGAAGTTTCCAGCCCCCTCCAAAACAGGCAACTACCAATACTCTGTCATCCTCCGTTCCGATTCCTACCTGGGACTGGACCAGATCAAACCACTCAAG CTGGAGGTCCACGAGGCCAAGGCCATGCTGGACAACCACCCGCAGTGGGACATCCCCGacacggaggaggaggatgaggagcaggaggacagCGACGGCATCGAGGAGAGTGAAGACGACGACGAGGACAACGACTGA
- the sec63 gene encoding translocation protein SEC63 homolog isoform X1 translates to MAGQQFQYDDSGNTFFYFLTSFVGLIVIPATYYLWPRDQNAEQLRLKSLRRVHGRCLWYRLRLMKSQQSIVPTLKKAALLFGWAVFLLLAYKVSKLDREYQEYNPYEVLNLDPGASLSEIKKQYRVLSLKYHPDKGGDEATFMRIAKAYAALTNEQSRQNWEIYGNPDGPGATSFGIALPAWIVDQKNSMLVLLVYGLAFMVILPVVVGTWWYRSIRYSGDQILINTTQLFMHFMYKTPNMNMKRLAMVLTAAFEFDPRSNKDATIRPTDNIEVPQLIRELGNINVKKKEPPFCYPYSLKARVLVLAHLARMDVSEELEEDQRFVVRKSPALLQEMINVGCQLTMMANSRGGFHAPRLVTIENCMKLTQMIVQGLQESKSPLLQLPHFEEEHLRYCVSKKYKVRSLQDLVSLKDSDRRSMLRFLGEEKYDEVISVLGSFPHIAMDTKLQVLDDEDSNNITAGSIVTVTVTLTRKRMQEVFEKEQDSLPCLTEESATTEEAQGDTSKTKTKVWQNKSKATKKTAKSKKKKLTKKKATPAPAKAKQANGNVAGNEVVAAPAAAAVVVKEEEDEASDKGSESEEGEATKDSPSERDEDSDKQSDTEVDEMAGDDEEEWEALQQSIQRRERALLETKSKVTHPVYSIYFPEEKHEWWWLYIADRRDQTLVSMPYHVCTLKDTEEVELKFPAPSKTGNYQYSVILRSDSYLGLDQIKPLKLEVHEAKAMLDNHPQWDIPDTEEEDEEQEDSDGIEESEDDDEDND, encoded by the exons ATGGCCGGGCAGCAGTTCCAGTACGATGACAGCGGCAACACCTTCTTCTATTTCCTCACGTCCTTCGTGGGACTTATTGTGATCCCGGCCACATATTACCTCTGGCCCCGGGATCAGAATGCTG AACAACTGCGTCTGAAGAGCCTGAGGAGGGTACATGGCAGGTGTCTGTGGTACCGGCTCAGGCTGATGAAGTCACAGCAGAGCATTGTCCCAACACTAAA GAAAGCAGCCTTGTTATTTGGCTGGGCTGTGTTCCTGCTACTAGCCTACAAGGTGTCCAAGCTGGACAGAGAGTACCAGGAGTATAATCCATATGAAGTCCTCAACTTGGACccg GGTGCATCACTGTCAGAAATCAAGAAGCAATACCGTGTACTGTCGCTCAAGTATCATCCCGACAAAGGTGGAGATGAGGCCACATTCATGAGAATCGCCAAAGCCTATGCTGC tcTGACAAATGAACAATCGCGACAAAACTGGGAAATATACGGTAACCCGGATGGTCCGGGAG CCACCAGCTTTGGTATTGCCCTGCCAGCCTGGATTGTTGACCAGAAGAACTCGATGctg GTGCTGTTGGTTTATGGACTAGCCTTTATGGTCATCCTTCCTGTTGTTGTG GGCACATGGTGGTACCGCTCCATCCGATACAGCGGAGACCAGATCCTCATCAACACCACCCAGCTCTTCATGCATTTCATGTACAAGACGCCCAACATGAACATGAAGC GGTTAGCCATGGTGTTGACAGCGGCATTCGAGTTTGACCCTCGCAGCAATAAAGATGCCACCATACGACCAACAGACAACATCGAAGTGCCACAG TTGATCCGCGAGTTGGGGAATATCAACGTGAAGAAGAAGGAGCCTCCATTCTGCTATCCTTACAGTTTGAAGGCCAGGGTCTTAGTGCTTGCCCACCTGGCACGCATGGACGTATCAGAAGAGTTGGAGGAAG ATCAGAGGTTTGTGGTGAGGAAGAGTCCAGCTCTCCTCCAGGAGATGATCAACGTGGGCTGTCAGCTCACCATGATGGCCAACAGCAGaggag GTTTCCATGCTCCTCGACTGGTAACCATAGAGAACTGTATGAAGCTGACCCAAATGATAGTGCAGGGTCTGCAGGAGTCAAAGTCACCACTGTTACAGCTGCCCCACTTTGAGGAGGAGCACCTTCGCTACTGCGTCTCTAAGAAG TATAAAGTTCGGAGCCTCCAGGACCTGGTGAGTCTCAAGGACTCCGACAGACGCAGCATGCTGCGTTTCCTGGGGGAGGAGAAGTACGATGAGGTCATTAGTGTGCTGGGCAGCTTCCCTCACATCGCCATGGACACCAAACTGCAGG TCCTTGATGATGAAGACAGCAATAACATCACAGCAGGCTCTATTGTCACAGTAACGGTCACCTTAACCAGAAAACGGATGCAG GAGGTGTTTGAAAAAGAGCAGGATTCATTACCGTGTCTAACAGAGGAGTCTGCCACTACAGAGGAAGCG CAGGGCGACAcgagtaaaaccaaaacaaaagttTGGCAGAACAAGAGTAAAGCGACTAAGAAGACAGCCAAGTCCAAGAAGAAAAAATTAACCAAGAAGAAGGCCACTCCTGCGCCTGCTAAAGCCAAGCAGGCCAACGGCAACGTGGCAGGAAAT GAAGTCGTAGCAGCACCAGCAGCGGCTGCAGTAGtagtgaaggaggaggaggacgaggccTCAGACAAGGGCAGCGAGTCGGAAGAGGGCGAAGCCACCAAGGACTCTCCCAGCGAGAGAGACGAAGACAGCGACAAACAAAGCGACACGGAGGTGGACGAGATGGCCGGCGACGATGAAGAG GAGTGGGAGGCGTTGCAGCAAAGCATCCAGCGGCGAGAGCGGGCTCTGCTAGAGACCAAGTCAAAGGTGACGCACCCCGTCTACAGCATCTACTTCCCCGAGGAGAAGCACGAGTGGTGGTGGCTCTACATCGCCGACCGCAGAGATCAGACCCTCGTCTCCATGCCCTACCACGTCTGCACGCTAAAAGACACAGAAGAG GTGGAGCTGAAGTTTCCAGCCCCCTCCAAAACAGGCAACTACCAATACTCTGTCATCCTCCGTTCCGATTCCTACCTGGGACTGGACCAGATCAAACCACTCAAG CTGGAGGTCCACGAGGCCAAGGCCATGCTGGACAACCACCCGCAGTGGGACATCCCCGacacggaggaggaggatgaggagcaggaggacagCGACGGCATCGAGGAGAGTGAAGACGACGACGAGGACAACGACTGA
- the iyd gene encoding iodotyrosine deiodinase encodes MAFLTVFTPVLVVVLCLVIGFMLVVRSRETETTSTSPTAPGKTEGASKVDFRPWVDQDLQDDTDITAKEDEDGDWVDSNEAEAVPQVPYSTPRYPVETMLERSKDMYTLMNQRRTVRFISPEPVPREVINNVIRTAGTAPSGAHTEPWTFVVVTDPEMKHQIRRIVEEEEEVNYRQRMGDKWLQDLAKFRTNWVKEYLDVAPYLILTFKQTYGMLPNGKKKIHYYNEISLSISCGLLLAALQNVGLVTVTSTPLNCGPQLRLLLKRPPNEKLVMLLPVGYPASDATVPDLKRKPLDDIMVHI; translated from the exons ATGGCTTTCCTGACCGTCTTCACGCCTGTCCTGGTGGTGGTCCTGTGCTTGGTGATAGGCTTCATGCTGGTGGTGAGGTCACGGGAGACGGAGACCACCTCGACTTCCCCAACCGCCCCGGGAAAAACTGAAGGGGCATCAAAAGTGGACTTCAGACCGTGGGTGGACCAGGATTTACAGGATGATACAGATATCACGGCAAAAGAGGACG AGGATGGCGATTGGGTGGACAGCAATGAGGCGGAAGCCGTTCCACAAGTGCCCTACTCAACGCCCCGTTACCCCGTGGAGACGATGCTGGAGAGATCCAAGGATATGTACACGCTGATGAACCAGCGGAGGACTGTCCGATTCATCAGCCCAGAGCCGGTCCCACGAGAAGTCATCAATAATGTCATCCGCACTGCAG GTACGGCCCCTAGTGGAGCACACACAGAGCCGTGGACGTTTGTCGTGGTGACAGACCCAGAGATGAAGCACCAGATCAGACGGATAGtcgaagaagaggaggaggtcaaCTACCGTCAGAGGATGGGGGACAAGTGGCTCCAGGATTTGGCCAAATTTAG AACAAACTGGGTCAAGGAGTACTTGGATGTTGCTCCATATCTAATCCTCACCTTCAAACAGACCTATGGGATGCTACCAAACGGCAAGAAAAAGATACATTACTACAATGAAATCAGTCTCTCCATATCCTGTGGACTCCTGTTGGCTGCTTTACAG AACGTGGGTCTCGTCACCGTCACATCGACACCCCTAAACTGCGGCCCCCAGCTCAGGCTCCTCCTCAAACGGCCCCCCAATGAGAAGCTGGTGATGTTACTTCCTGTTGGTTATCCTGCTTCTGACGCCACAGTGCCTGACTTGAAACGCAAGCCTCTGGATGATATTATGGTGCACATATAA